Part of the Halomarina litorea genome is shown below.
GAGACGGTGGCCGCACTCCGCGACCGGGTCGCGGACCTCGAATCACGGCTGGCGGACGTCGAGTCCGAGACGAGCGAGGACGGCAAGTCGATGGTCATCGTCTCGACGAAGGGGACCCTCGACATGGCCTACCCGCCGCTCATCCTCGCCTCGACGGCGGCCGCCTTCGACTGGGACGTCACCGTCTTCCACACGTTCTGGGGGCTCGAACTGCTCCACGAGGAGCACTCGGCGGACCTCAAGTTGAGTTCGGTCGGCAACCCGAACATGCCCGTCCCGAACGCCCTCGCGGCGCTCCCGGGCATGGACGAGGTGACCACGCGGCTGATGCGAAAGCGCATCGCCGACAACGAGACGCCGACCATCGAGGAACTCGTCGAGACGTCACTGGAGATGGGCGTCGACCTGCAGGCCTGCCAGATGACCATCGACCTGCTCGATTACGACGAGAACGACTTCTACGACGGCGTTACGGTCGGCGTCGGTGCGGCGACGGCGCTCCAGCGCATGGGCGAGGCCGACGTCCAGTTGCTCGTCTAGTAGTAGTAGAGGTCGATGCTGTGGCCGCAGTCGCAGGCCACCTCGGTCCCGCGCAGGTTCGCTCGTCGCCCGACGGACTCGTCGGGTTCGGCGGAGACGACGCGCCGACAGCGCGGACACTCGACGGAGACGCTGAGGGACATGGCGTGTCTTTCTCTCACAGTACCCATAGTTATGAGAGACGTACCGAGGGAAAACAGTCGTTTCGTGTGCCACGATGGGGGTGACGCATCGTCGGAGCACGGAGTGACACGACGCGTCCCCAGTCGCCCGCGGGGGGCGAGTAGCGACCCACTACCGGCGACGTGTCAGGCGCGGGACCGTCGTCGGACAGCCGTCACGCGGACGAAAGACGTGGGAACAGAAGACTCATTATCGGACCGCCACCCCCACTCTGATGGAGGATGGGAGCCACACGCTCCCCTTTCACTGCGGGTCTTCCCCACCCGCAGCTTCGTGGTTCACTCACGCCGAGCGACCGCCCAGTCCGACGTGGACCACCTCGCCCGCGCCGCGGCGACGGCGAAGCGGGCCTTCTGCGCTCTCGAGAAGCGCCGGGGGTGAGCGTCGAGCAAGCAGTGTGCGCCGACGGCGTCCCCGAACAGTTCGCCGCCGACCTCGCGGTCAAGACCGACCACGGCGTCGCCACCCACGAGGTCAGGGCGGACGACGTCCGGGAGGCGTTCGGCGATCTCACCCGGTGGTACGCTGCCCGCATCGCGCCCGACGAGGACCCGCGGTCGGTCGTCGAACTCCCCCTGGCGACCGGCGCGCTGGACGACTAGCGCGAGCCCGAAGGTTTATTTTTGAGAAGGTGTCCAGTTCGGACAAATGGTGGAGGCGTTCGCCGTCGCCAGCGGCAAGGGCGGCACCGGCAAGACGACGACCACGCTCGCGCTGGGGATGGCCCTCGCCCGGGAGTACGACGTGACGGTCGTCGACGCGGACACCGGGATGGCGAACCTGCTCTTTCACACCGGACTCGACGGCGTCGAGACGACGCTCCACGACGTCCTCGTCGGCGAGACGCCCGTCTCGGAGGCGGCCTACGACCGCTTCGGGATGCGCGTCGTTCCCTGCGGGACGAGTCTCGCGGCGTTCCGCGACGCCGACCCCGGACGGTTGCGGACGGCGGTGGCGGACCTCGCGGCGGACACGGACGTCCTCCTGCTCGACTCCCCGGCGGCGCTCGGGTCGAAGGGGGCCGTCCTCCCGGTCGTCCTCGCCGACCGGGTCGTCGTCGTCCTCCAGCCGACGGTCCCGTCGCTCTCGGACGGCCTGAAGGTCCAGGAGTACGCCGCGTCCTACGGGACGGGCACCGCTGGCGTGCTGTTCAACCGGGTGCGCGACGACGAGGCCGTCGCCCGCATCGCCGAACAGGCCGAGCGCTACTTCGAGGGGCCGATGCTGGCGCGCGTCCCGGAGAGCGACGCCGCCCGCGCGTCGCGACGCGCGGGCGAACCGCTGCTCGCACACGCACCGGGGAGCGACGCGGCCGAGGCGTACCGCCGGGCCGCCCGGTCGCTGGACGTGCGCGGGGGGGACGCCGACGACGTGGCCGCCCGCTTCCGGAGCGCGGTCATCCCCGACGCGCCATGAGTTCGCCGTTCCCCGGTCACGCGCTCGACCTCCCGCAGGGGACGCTCGTCCGCTCGCGTGTGGTCTCCGGCGTCGGAACGGTCCTCGCGGACGCTCTCGAACGCGATCTGACGGGGTACGCCGTGCTCGCGCCACAGTCGTCACTCCTGCTCGACGACGCGGGCCGCGGCGTCGTGACGTTCGAGGCGGGCGTCCCCGTCCTCGCCTACCACACCGCGAGCGACGTCGGCGGGGCCGAGGCGCTCGCGGACCTCCCCGCGTCGGGTCCGTGTCGGGCGGCGCTGTACCGCCTCGATACGGCGCACCTCGAGACGGTCCACGACACGCCCGCCCTGCGGGTGCCGCCGGGGATGCCCGCGGAACGACTCGCGGGCGACCACGAACTCGCGGAGCGGACCCGTGAGCGGGCCCCCGACGACCGGGGGGACGCCCCGTCGGACGGGCCGGGCGCCGTGGAGGCGTTCCTCGCCGACGAGGAGCGAATCGAGGCCATCCGGGCCGAGGCCCGCTCGGAGGCCGCGCGCCGGGCCGACGAGTGGGGACTGGACGACCAGTTGGCGGACGAGGGGCGGGAGGTGACGGACGGGGACGAAGAGCTTCGGTGACAGGTTCTTGTGTCTCCGCGCCAATATCGTGGTATGGTGTACCGTGCTATCCTTCCGGACGGGGACATCGAGTGCGACCAGTACGAACAGGCCGAGTTCGGGGTCGACCTGTTCTACGAGGGGACGTTCGTCGCGTTCGTCCCGTACACGAACCTCATCGCCATCCTCGACGAGGAGGCGATTCCCGGCGACGACCGGTCTATCGCGTAGGCCCTCCCGCGACGAGGAAGGTCCGACCGCCCTTGTGTTCGAGGTAGACGTCGGTCTCCGCCGCGTCCTCGAGGGTGCGTGCCTCGCGGGCGTACTCCGCCACCCGCGTCGCCGGCACGTCGGACACGTCGAGGACGCGTCGCGATTGCGTTCCCTTCCGTTCCCGCATCCGCACGACGTCGATTGCCATGCCCCTCCTCGCACCGCTCGGGGCTTGAACCTCAGCCGTCCCCGGGGCGAAAGTGAAAGTGTGGGATACACTCACGAAACGAAGTACGTGGCCGGCGGCGGTCGGTCCTTCGTTCACCGAAAGTGAACGTGGGAGGATGGTGGCTCATCGCGAACAGGCCGAAGTAGAGGACGACGATCCTCGTCTGGACGCGCGGCAGGAGCGTCACGAGCTCCGCCCCCACGAAGGCGGCCAGCGACCCGTCGACGACCCACCCGTACAGCAGGGGTAGGCCGCGAGGAACGCGATGACCGCGACGTGGACGACGTGTTCGCGGAGGTAGCGCCGCCCCCACGGCACGGACTCGGCGGTCACGTCCGCCTCCGAGGGCATGATAGGTGCGCCCCAGTTCTCGGCGTCCGTCGACCCGCTCTCTTGGACTGCCTGCCCCGGTCCGTTCGTGTCCGGACGCTAACACACCCCTTTTCGACCCCCGGAGTGCTCCCTCGACCCATGCGACGAACCCACGAGTACGCGGCGGTCCAGGAGCGCCTCCACCCGGCGATGCGCGAGGCCGAGTCGATGGTCGACGTGCTCTCGACGGCGGCGGCGGAGTGGCCCGACCGGCCGTACCTCACCTTCGCGCCGACGGGCGAGACGCTCACCGTCGGCGAACTCGACGCCCGCGCGGAACGCGTGGCGGGCGCACTCGCTGGCCTCGGCGTCGGACGGGGCGACCGGGTCGGCCTCTACCTCACGAACTCCCCCACCTACGTCGTCGGAATCTTCGCGTGTGCGAAACTCGGCGCGGTGCAGGTCCCGGTCAACTGGCAGTACCGGGAACGCGAGGTGCGCCACGCCGCCGACACCGCCGGCCTCTCCGTGGTCCTCGCCGACCCGGACCTCGAGTACCTCGCCATCCTCGGTTCGGTGGCCCCCGACTTCGACGGGCTG
Proteins encoded:
- a CDS encoding DUF7500 family protein, which gives rise to MSVEQAVCADGVPEQFAADLAVKTDHGVATHEVRADDVREAFGDLTRWYAARIAPDEDPRSVVELPLATGALDD
- a CDS encoding AAA family ATPase translates to MVEAFAVASGKGGTGKTTTTLALGMALAREYDVTVVDADTGMANLLFHTGLDGVETTLHDVLVGETPVSEAAYDRFGMRVVPCGTSLAAFRDADPGRLRTAVADLAADTDVLLLDSPAALGSKGAVLPVVLADRVVVVLQPTVPSLSDGLKVQEYAASYGTGTAGVLFNRVRDDEAVARIAEQAERYFEGPMLARVPESDAARASRRAGEPLLAHAPGSDAAEAYRRAARSLDVRGGDADDVAARFRSAVIPDAP
- a CDS encoding DsrE/DsrF/DrsH-like family protein, whose protein sequence is MSTDTPNTQDANEDADPETVAALRDRVADLESRLADVESETSEDGKSMVIVSTKGTLDMAYPPLILASTAAAFDWDVTVFHTFWGLELLHEEHSADLKLSSVGNPNMPVPNALAALPGMDEVTTRLMRKRIADNETPTIEELVETSLEMGVDLQACQMTIDLLDYDENDFYDGVTVGVGAATALQRMGEADVQLLV